A window of Variovorax paradoxus genomic DNA:
CCTCCGCCAGCACCGAAGACGAGGCCGTGACCTGGCTGCGCCTGCACAGCAACGACTGGGACCTGACCATCGTCGACCTGTTCCTCAAGCGCGGCAACGGGCTCGGCGTGATCCACGCCTGCCGCAACCGCGCGCCGCACCAGAAGGTTGTGGTGCTCAGCAACTACGCCACCACCGACATGCGCCAGCGCTCTGAACAGCTGGGCGCCGACGCCTTCTTCGACAAGTCGGCCGAGCTCGACCAGCTGGTGGCCTACTGCGAGCAGGTGCGCTCCGCTCACGGTTGAGCCACGGCTGACCGCCTGACGCGTGCAGGACTGCGCGCCGGCGCCTTTCTGGGGTAAAACGCCACGCTGCCGCCTTCAGGGCGGCAACGACGAACAACGGCAAGCAACTCCCTAGGAAAGCGACAGAGAGACATGAGCAGCAGCAACAGCAGCATCGACTTCAAGGGCCGCGTGGCCATCGTGACCGGCGCGGGCGGCGGACTGGGCCGCCAGCATGCGCTGGCACTGGCCGCGCGCGGCGCCAAGGTGGTGGTGAACGACCTGGGTGGCGCGCGCGACGGCTCCGGCGGTTCGGTGAGCGCCGCGCAGGCGGTGGTCGACGAGATCAAGGCGGCCGGCGGCGAGGCCATTGCCAACGGCGCTTCGGTGACCGACTTCGACGCGGTGCAAGCCATGGTCAAGGAAGCCGTCGATGCCTGGGGCCGCGTCGACATCCTCGTGAACAACGCCGGCATCCTGCGCGACAAGAGCTTCGCGAAGATGGAACTGGCCGACTTCAAGCTGGTGGTCGACGTGCACCTGATGGGCGCGGTGAACTGCACCAAGGCCGTCTGGGCGCTCATGAACGAGCAGAAGTACGGCCGCATCGTGATGACCACGTCGTCGTCGGGCCTGTACGGCAACTTCGGCCAGAGCAACTATGGCGCGGCCAAGCTGGCGCTGGTGGGCCTGATGCAGACGCTGAGCATCGAGGGCGCGAAGAACGACATCCGCGTGAACTGCCTGGCGCCCACGGCAGCGACCCGCATGACCGAGGACCTGTTCCCCAAGGAAATGCTCGAAGCCTTCCGCCCCGAGGCCGTGGTGCCCGCCATGCTGGTGCTGGCCGCGCAGGACGCGCCCAACCGCACGATCCTGTGCGCTGGCGCCGGCACCTTCGAGGCAGCGCACATCACGCTGACGCAGGGCGCCTGGCTGGGCATCGAGGCCGACACGCCCGAGCAGCTTGCGGCGCGCCTGTCGGAAGTGACGGAGCGCCAGGGCGAGGTCGTGCCGCAGAGCGGCGCTGCGCAGGGCTCCAACGAAGTGGCCAAGGGCATGGCCAACGCCAAGCGGGGCTGAACGCCAGCCGCCTGTTCATGGCGCGCTTGACTTCGAGTGCACTCGAGCATTTCCAATGAATTCGCCGGACGCTTCCAGGGCGTCCGGTTCATTCATCCAACGCAAGGAAATCAAGCCATGAACACGATCGAAAACAAGGCTCTCGTCCAGCACATCCACGACGAACTGGACAAGGGCAACGGCCAGGCCTTCGTCGACAGCCTCGCCGACGACGCAAGCTGGAAGCTCGAAGGCAGCACCGCATGGTCGCGCACCTATCAGGGCAAGAAGGCGATCCGCGAGGAACTGCTGAACCCGCTCTTCGCGCAGTTCGCGGCGCCCTACCGGAGCAGGACCGAGCGCGTCATCGCCGAGGGCGACCGGGTGGTGGTGCTCTTCAGCGGCGACGTGCCCACCAAGGCCGGCAAGCGCTACAACAACCGCTATTGCTACGTCTACCGACTCGAAGGAGGCAAGGTGAAAGAGCTGACCGAATACTTCGACACCGCGCTCGTGCAGGAGGCGCTGCAGCCGCCTCCGCCAGTCGCCCATGCCGTCTGACAGCAGGGGCGTGCCTTTCCACATCGGCGAACTGGCGGCCCGCACCGGCCGCACGGTGCATGCCATCCGCTGGTACGAGACCCAGGGGCTCGTGCCCGGCGTGGCGCGCGACGAGGGCGGTCGGCGCCTCTACGGCGAGCCGCATGTGGGCTGGCTCGACCTGATGGAGCGGCTGCGCCGCACCGGCATGTCGATCGCCGAGATGCGCGAATACACGGCGCTGGCCGTGCAGGGAAAGACCACGCTGCGCCAGCGGCGCGACATGCTCGCGGCGCACCGCGAGCGCGTGACCGAGACCATCGCCGAGTGGAAGAGGGCGCTGACCCTGGTCGAGCGCAAGATCGGCTTCTACGACGAGTGGATGGCCAGCGGCCATCGTCCGCCGCCGGTTCCCGCGGGTCCGGCAACCGCCGCTGCTGCAAAGCCTCGCGGGCGACGGCGCGGCGGCGGTGCGGGCGCCGCGGCTACTCCGCGATGAAGCTGGGGTCGGTGCGGATCGAGCCCCGGTCCCGGTGGTTGTGAAGGCGGCCCAGGGTGCTGTCCAGCAGCCGCTTGAGCTTGTCGGCAGCGCCGCGGAAGGCCTCGTCGAGGCTGGCCGCGTGCTGCTTCACCGCCAGCGGCTGGTGGTGCGCCAGGCGCGCCTCCATCATGCAGCACTTGTCGGCGCCGCCGGTCTTGTCGTGGTTCTCGTCGCTCAGATGCACCTCGACGCGCGTCACGTCCTCGACGAAACGGCTCAGGTGCTGCTTGATCTCGGTGTCGGCCCAACGCTCCAGCGCGTCCTTGTTGGTGATGCCGTTGCTCGTGTTGACCTGAATCTGCATGCAATGTCCCTGCTGGATGGATGAACGAAAGCCCACTGTGCGCCCGGATGCGCCGCACCGTGCGTAGGTCTACTCCCTACCCACGCGCCGGGCAGGGTCCGCAATGCGGCGTGTTTCTCAGCTCTGGATGTACGTGGTCAACTGCTCGATGGTGGCCTCTTGGTCCGAGATGATGTCGTCCATCAGGTCCTGGATCGAAATCATGCCGACCACCTTGTCGCCTTCGACCACCGGCAGGTGGCGGAACTTGCGCTGGCTCATGAGCGTCATGCAGGCGCGCGTGCGGGTCTGCGGCGTGACGGTCATCACGTCGGGCGTCATGATCTCGGAGACGCGCACTTCCTTCGAGTTCTTGCCCTGCAGCGCCACCTTGCGCGTGTAGTCGCGCTCGGAAAGAAAGCCCACGAGCTTTTCGCCGTCCATCACCATCAGCGCGCCCACTTCGAAGCGGGCCAGGGTGGCCAGCGCGTCGAACACGGTGGCATGCGGAGAGGTGCGCCAGGCCGCGGAATCGTGACGCTTGAGCAGTTCGGAGACGGGTTTCATCGCGGTAACTCCATAAAAAAGTTTTCGACTAGACCGACGCTCATGCGCCGCGCTCGCTCAAATGATAGAGGGGGAGCGAGCCCTTGCGATGCGAACAAACGCTGACAGGCCAATTTTTAGTACAGAAGATCGACCACGGCGGGGGCGCCGGCCGGACTGTCTGCCTCGGCTCCGGTTCGTCGGTGCCTTCGCGATGTAGCAATGCATTTACTTTGTTGGGCATTGTGGACAGATGACGTAGACATCGGCAGTAGGGGTTCTCATCGATTCGCTAAACGAATCGCGACGCATGTGGATGAGTTGAGTTGAACCGTAGGCCGGCAACGTACCGAGCCCTGCCATGAAGGGAGGTCCCGACATGGTTGCCACGTGGCGGTTCTCCGAACAATCATCAGGGAGTAGTCATGGTCGCAATCGTTAGTGGGAACAGTCTGGGTCTCAGCCTGAGTTCGTTGGCCGTTCTGGGCCAGCGAGGCTTGTCGGGGTCGGCGGGGCAAGGCCGAAGCGGTGAACAGGCCTATATCAACGCAGCAACAGGCAATCTCGTGCTGCAGAACAGGGATGAATTCATTCAGGGGCGTGGCCCGGATATCCTGAGCCTGCGCACTTACAACAGCCAGGGGCTGCTGGATGACCCGAACGCCAACAGATGGAACGTGGGCGCCTTTGGGCAGAAGGTAACCCTCATGGGCACCGTCGCTTCCGTGGACAGTAGCCTCATGCGTACCGATCGCGATGGTGCCCAGGCTGTCTACACATGGGATGGGGCCAGCAGCCGCTATGCAAGCACCGCCGGTGCGGGGGCCTTCGACACCATCGCTTATGACGAGAGCGCCGCGCAGTTCGTCTGGACCGATGGTGATACCGGCCTTACCGAGCGTTATCAGTCCACCGGGCCGGGGCGCCTCCTCCGTGCAACCGATGCCGACGGCAACACTGTCAGCTACGCCTACAACGTCAGCGGCACCGTTCAATCGTTAACCGATGCCAACGGCGAGGTCACCTATTACGACTACA
This region includes:
- a CDS encoding response regulator; the protein is MPTGVLADGLQALARMAHRVRGQGGDHVSHVLPIFDPLLYFPARRRGGGIAMSFKAYLVEDSPVIRENLVGFLQDVADAEVVASASTEDEAVTWLRLHSNDWDLTIVDLFLKRGNGLGVIHACRNRAPHQKVVVLSNYATTDMRQRSEQLGADAFFDKSAELDQLVAYCEQVRSAHG
- a CDS encoding SDR family NAD(P)-dependent oxidoreductase, whose translation is MSSSNSSIDFKGRVAIVTGAGGGLGRQHALALAARGAKVVVNDLGGARDGSGGSVSAAQAVVDEIKAAGGEAIANGASVTDFDAVQAMVKEAVDAWGRVDILVNNAGILRDKSFAKMELADFKLVVDVHLMGAVNCTKAVWALMNEQKYGRIVMTTSSSGLYGNFGQSNYGAAKLALVGLMQTLSIEGAKNDIRVNCLAPTAATRMTEDLFPKEMLEAFRPEAVVPAMLVLAAQDAPNRTILCAGAGTFEAAHITLTQGAWLGIEADTPEQLAARLSEVTERQGEVVPQSGAAQGSNEVAKGMANAKRG
- a CDS encoding nuclear transport factor 2 family protein, with amino-acid sequence MNTIENKALVQHIHDELDKGNGQAFVDSLADDASWKLEGSTAWSRTYQGKKAIREELLNPLFAQFAAPYRSRTERVIAEGDRVVVLFSGDVPTKAGKRYNNRYCYVYRLEGGKVKELTEYFDTALVQEALQPPPPVAHAV
- a CDS encoding MerR family transcriptional regulator, yielding MPSDSRGVPFHIGELAARTGRTVHAIRWYETQGLVPGVARDEGGRRLYGEPHVGWLDLMERLRRTGMSIAEMREYTALAVQGKTTLRQRRDMLAAHRERVTETIAEWKRALTLVERKIGFYDEWMASGHRPPPVPAGPATAAAAKPRGRRRGGGAGAAATPR
- a CDS encoding HPF/RaiA family ribosome-associated protein, giving the protein MQIQVNTSNGITNKDALERWADTEIKQHLSRFVEDVTRVEVHLSDENHDKTGGADKCCMMEARLAHHQPLAVKQHAASLDEAFRGAADKLKRLLDSTLGRLHNHRDRGSIRTDPSFIAE
- a CDS encoding CBS domain-containing protein; amino-acid sequence: MKPVSELLKRHDSAAWRTSPHATVFDALATLARFEVGALMVMDGEKLVGFLSERDYTRKVALQGKNSKEVRVSEIMTPDVMTVTPQTRTRACMTLMSQRKFRHLPVVEGDKVVGMISIQDLMDDIISDQEATIEQLTTYIQS